A genomic segment from Deltaproteobacteria bacterium CG2_30_66_27 encodes:
- a CDS encoding amino acid ABC transporter substrate-binding protein, producing MARKIGLFVLALAMVGALCGAALAGDTLADVKKKGVLVAGVKDSLPPFGSVDPQTKEFVGYDIDFVKYIAKKLKVKVEYKPVTSANRMPMLMEGRVDILAATMTKKPDRAKQIDFSYTYFLTGQKFLTKKGTVKSLKDLAGKKIGTTKGSTSEQNVAKAVPSATILSFDDYPQGVLALQQGKVIAETTDESILAGQLGKLEKNPATKGQYEIPDITISAEPYGLGVRKGDTKFQKFVNATLLEMEKNGEAKKIFERWFGPNTDSPIHRGTFKITADRMGLD from the coding sequence ATGGCGAGAAAGATCGGACTGTTCGTTCTGGCGCTGGCGATGGTCGGGGCACTGTGCGGCGCGGCGCTGGCCGGCGACACGCTGGCGGACGTGAAGAAGAAGGGCGTGCTGGTGGCGGGCGTGAAGGACTCCCTGCCGCCGTTCGGTTCCGTCGACCCGCAAACCAAGGAGTTCGTCGGGTACGACATCGACTTCGTCAAGTACATCGCGAAGAAACTGAAGGTGAAGGTCGAGTACAAGCCCGTCACCTCCGCGAACCGGATGCCGATGCTGATGGAGGGACGCGTCGACATCCTCGCGGCGACGATGACGAAGAAACCCGATCGGGCGAAGCAGATCGACTTCAGCTACACCTACTTCCTGACCGGCCAGAAGTTCCTCACGAAGAAGGGGACGGTCAAGAGCCTGAAGGACCTCGCGGGAAAGAAGATCGGGACGACGAAGGGCTCCACCTCGGAGCAGAACGTGGCGAAAGCGGTTCCCTCCGCCACCATCCTCTCCTTCGACGACTATCCCCAGGGGGTACTGGCGCTGCAGCAGGGGAAGGTCATCGCCGAGACCACGGACGAGTCGATCCTGGCCGGCCAGCTCGGCAAGCTCGAGAAGAACCCCGCGACGAAGGGCCAGTACGAGATCCCCGACATCACGATCTCCGCGGAGCCTTACGGCCTGGGGGTTCGGAAGGGCGACACGAAGTTCCAGAAATTCGTGAATGCCACCCTCCTCGAAATGGAGAAGAACGGCGAGGCGAAGAAGATCTTCGAGCGGTGGTTCGGCCCGAACACGGACAGCCCGATCCACCGCGGCACGTTCAAGATCACGGCGGACAGGATGGGGCTCGACTAG
- a CDS encoding carbamoyltransferase HypF, with translation MAAIEITARGVVQGVGFRPFVHRLASRCGLAGWVENTPGSVVLHLEGDAAALSRFRALFGPEIPPAARVTRLSVRKAAPTGVAGFTIRASRRDGIALSTIPPDIATCPECLRELADPADRRHRYPFTNCTNCGPRFTIVTSLPYDRERTSMAAFPLCAACRKEYADPTDRRFHAEPNACPACGPRLSVRGGDGATVETDDPIGTAAAAILGGSIVAVRGLGGFQLAVDATNDDAIRVLRKRKRREEKPFAVMFRDIGSVRVAGRITVADEAILHSPRAPVLLVPARPRSPLAPSVSMGLPTAGVFLPYTPLHRMLLDRADRPLVMTSGNAADEPIAIGNGEAMSRLRGIADLFLLHDREVVQRSDDSVVRRVGRGIYPIRRARGFVPAPVTLPRSFPDVVGLGGEMKNTFCFLKGDAAYLSQHIGDLEQAPARDFYEEAYRFFRRFLDARPRAACHDLHPAYFTTAFAERAGADRLFGLQHHKAHIFSALADNGFDGKAVGVAFDGTGYGEDGAVWGGEFFAVDGMDVRRAGHLAYFPLPGGDAAVREPWRTALSLLRTTLGAAEAESAARELFPGISGISIRRVLEALEKKINVVPTSSAGRLFDAVSAICGLCVRSSYEGQAPMLLEGVAARAAAGTYPFTLAEEGGQLTIDWSELLRGTVADARGRLPAKTISRKFHDTLAAAVVAAASLLAESGGARHVVLSGGVFQNVTLLSRVLSGLRSRKLSPLIHRQVPANDGGISLGQAYYAAAQVAGG, from the coding sequence ATCGCGGCGATCGAGATCACCGCCCGCGGTGTGGTGCAGGGGGTGGGGTTTCGGCCGTTCGTCCACCGTCTGGCTTCGCGGTGCGGGCTCGCCGGCTGGGTCGAGAACACCCCGGGAAGCGTCGTCCTCCATCTGGAAGGGGACGCCGCGGCGCTCTCGCGCTTTCGCGCCCTCTTCGGTCCGGAGATCCCCCCCGCGGCGCGCGTGACCCGTCTCTCCGTCCGCAAGGCGGCGCCCACCGGCGTCGCCGGGTTCACGATCCGGGCGAGCCGCCGCGACGGGATCGCCCTCTCCACGATCCCCCCGGACATCGCGACGTGCCCGGAATGTCTGCGGGAACTCGCCGATCCCGCGGACCGCCGCCACCGGTACCCGTTCACGAACTGCACGAATTGCGGCCCCCGGTTCACCATCGTGACCTCCCTCCCCTACGACCGGGAGCGGACGTCGATGGCCGCCTTCCCCCTGTGCGCCGCATGCAGGAAGGAGTACGCGGATCCCACGGACCGCCGGTTCCACGCCGAACCGAACGCCTGCCCCGCCTGCGGGCCGCGGCTCTCCGTGCGCGGCGGCGACGGCGCGACGGTGGAAACGGACGACCCGATCGGCACGGCCGCGGCGGCGATTCTCGGCGGGTCGATCGTCGCGGTGCGTGGACTCGGCGGCTTCCAGCTCGCCGTAGACGCGACGAACGACGACGCCATCCGCGTGCTGAGGAAGCGGAAGCGCCGCGAAGAGAAACCGTTCGCCGTGATGTTCCGGGACATCGGTTCCGTTCGCGTCGCCGGGCGCATCACCGTCGCGGACGAGGCGATCCTGCACTCGCCGCGGGCCCCGGTCCTCCTCGTGCCCGCGCGCCCCCGGTCCCCCCTCGCACCGTCGGTGTCGATGGGGCTCCCGACGGCGGGGGTCTTCCTCCCGTACACGCCGCTGCACCGGATGCTCCTGGACCGCGCGGACCGGCCGCTGGTCATGACGAGCGGCAACGCGGCCGACGAGCCGATCGCGATCGGGAACGGCGAAGCGATGTCGCGCCTGCGAGGGATCGCCGACCTCTTCCTCCTCCACGACCGCGAGGTCGTACAGCGGTCCGACGACTCCGTGGTGCGCCGCGTCGGCCGGGGGATCTACCCGATCCGCCGCGCGCGCGGCTTCGTCCCGGCCCCCGTGACCCTGCCCCGCTCCTTCCCCGACGTCGTGGGATTGGGCGGCGAGATGAAAAACACCTTCTGTTTCCTGAAGGGGGACGCGGCGTACCTGTCCCAGCACATCGGGGACCTGGAGCAGGCGCCGGCGCGCGACTTCTACGAGGAGGCGTACCGCTTCTTCCGGCGGTTCCTCGACGCCCGGCCGCGCGCCGCGTGCCACGACCTGCACCCCGCGTACTTCACCACCGCGTTCGCCGAGCGCGCCGGCGCGGACCGCCTCTTCGGGTTGCAGCACCACAAGGCGCACATCTTTTCCGCGCTGGCCGATAACGGGTTCGACGGGAAGGCCGTCGGGGTGGCGTTCGACGGGACCGGGTACGGCGAGGACGGCGCGGTCTGGGGCGGCGAGTTCTTCGCCGTCGACGGGATGGACGTGCGCCGCGCGGGACACCTCGCGTACTTCCCCCTCCCCGGCGGGGACGCCGCCGTCCGGGAGCCGTGGCGGACCGCCCTCTCCCTGTTGCGGACGACCCTCGGGGCCGCGGAGGCGGAATCGGCGGCGCGGGAGCTGTTTCCCGGAATTTCAGGGATTTCGATCCGCCGGGTGCTCGAGGCGCTGGAGAAGAAGATCAACGTGGTCCCGACCTCCAGCGCGGGACGACTCTTCGACGCCGTCTCCGCGATCTGCGGATTGTGCGTCCGCTCGAGCTACGAGGGACAGGCGCCGATGCTCCTGGAGGGAGTCGCGGCCCGAGCCGCCGCCGGCACGTATCCGTTCACCCTCGCGGAAGAAGGAGGGCAACTTACGATAGACTGGAGCGAACTCCTCCGGGGAACGGTGGCGGACGCCCGCGGACGCCTCCCGGCGAAGACGATCTCCCGGAAGTTCCACGACACGCTTGCGGCCGCGGTCGTCGCGGCCGCTTCGCTGCTTGCGGAAAGCGGTGGAGCGAGGCACGTCGTCCTCTCCGGGGGCGTGTTCCAGAACGTGACGCTGCTTTCCCGGGTTCTTTCCGGGCTCCGGAGTCGGAAGCTCTCTCCGCTGATTCACCGGCAGGTACCGGCGAACGACGGGGGGATCTCGCTCGGGCAGGCGTATTACGCGGCCGCGCAGGTCGCAGGGGGGTAG
- a CDS encoding hydrogenase assembly protein HypC: MCLGVPAKILETGEGAAVVELGGVRREISVMLVDDVAVGEWVIVHAGFAIEKLSEEAAEQTLALFREIAEAAPSGDS, encoded by the coding sequence ATGTGCCTCGGGGTTCCCGCGAAGATCCTGGAAACCGGCGAAGGAGCCGCGGTCGTGGAGCTGGGCGGCGTCCGGCGCGAGATCTCCGTGATGCTCGTCGACGACGTCGCCGTCGGGGAGTGGGTGATCGTCCACGCCGGCTTCGCCATCGAGAAACTATCCGAGGAGGCAGCCGAGCAGACGCTTGCCCTGTTCCGGGAGATCGCGGAGGCCGCTCCCTCCGGCGATTCATGA
- a CDS encoding polar amino acid ABC transporter ATP-binding protein: protein MIRFEGVHKWFGKLHVLNDINLHVRAGEVVVVCGPSGSGKSTLIRTINELEPIDKGKLTVDGTELSDPKININRLRAEIGFVFQQFNLYPHLSVLKNITLAPMKIRNKSRQEAEKKALALLERVGLSEKRDAYPSQLSGGQQQRVAIARGLAMDPKIMLFDEPTSALDPEMIGEVLQVMKDLALSGMTMIVVTHEMGFAREVAHRVIFMDQGTILEEAPPEDFFINPQHERAKQFLKQILSPMH from the coding sequence ATGATCCGGTTCGAGGGCGTCCACAAATGGTTCGGCAAGCTGCACGTCCTGAACGACATCAACCTTCACGTGCGGGCGGGCGAAGTCGTCGTGGTCTGCGGCCCCTCCGGCTCGGGGAAGTCGACCCTCATCCGCACGATCAACGAGCTGGAGCCGATCGACAAGGGGAAACTGACCGTCGACGGCACGGAACTGTCCGACCCGAAGATCAACATCAACCGGCTGCGGGCCGAGATCGGCTTCGTCTTCCAGCAGTTCAATCTCTACCCCCACCTGTCGGTCCTCAAGAACATCACGCTGGCCCCCATGAAGATCCGCAACAAGAGCCGGCAGGAGGCGGAGAAGAAGGCGCTCGCGCTCCTCGAGCGCGTCGGATTGTCCGAGAAGCGGGACGCCTACCCGTCGCAGCTCTCGGGCGGCCAGCAGCAGCGGGTGGCGATCGCACGGGGGCTCGCGATGGACCCGAAGATCATGCTCTTCGACGAGCCGACGTCGGCCCTCGACCCCGAGATGATCGGCGAGGTTCTCCAGGTCATGAAGGACCTGGCGCTCTCCGGGATGACGATGATCGTCGTCACCCACGAGATGGGGTTCGCCCGGGAGGTGGCCCACCGGGTCATCTTCATGGACCAGGGAACGATCCTCGAGGAGGCCCCTCCGGAGGACTTCTTCATCAACCCGCAACACGAAAGGGCGAAGCAGTTCCTGAAGCAGATCCTGTCGCCCATGCACTGA
- a CDS encoding hydrogenase formation protein HypD, which produces MKYIDDFRDPATAKALVERIRSDAGDAPVRLMEVCGTHTVAIARGGIRSLLSGAVTMLSGPGCPVCVTPDGYIDAAIALGRKPGALLASFGDMLRVPGKSSSLEREKGSGLEVRVVYSPLDAVTLAAATPDREVVFLGVGFETTAPAIGGAIKTASVRGVRNFSVLSSVRTIPEAMGVLAADPEVRIEGFLCPAHVSVVIGTDAYRPVAQRYGIPCVVAGFEPLDILMGISMLLRQKKEGVARVENEYSRVATSIGNRKAQDLIRDVFVPCDTGWRGIGVIPGSGLRIADRYASFDAEKKFGAPVVFAPDRSACRCGDVLKGKILPVDCPLFGKACVPEEPYGPCMVSSEGSCAAYYKYGGA; this is translated from the coding sequence ATGAAATACATCGACGACTTCCGTGACCCGGCGACCGCGAAGGCCCTGGTCGAGCGGATCCGGAGCGACGCGGGGGACGCCCCCGTCCGCCTGATGGAAGTCTGCGGCACCCACACCGTCGCGATCGCCCGGGGCGGAATCCGGTCCCTGCTGTCGGGCGCGGTGACGATGCTCTCGGGCCCGGGCTGCCCGGTCTGCGTCACCCCCGACGGGTACATCGACGCCGCGATCGCACTGGGCAGGAAGCCGGGAGCGCTGCTCGCCTCCTTTGGCGACATGCTGCGGGTCCCGGGGAAATCGTCCTCCCTCGAGAGGGAAAAGGGATCCGGGCTCGAGGTCCGTGTCGTCTACTCGCCGCTCGACGCGGTGACGCTGGCCGCCGCCACGCCGGACCGGGAGGTCGTCTTCCTCGGAGTCGGGTTCGAGACGACGGCGCCCGCCATCGGCGGCGCCATTAAAACGGCATCCGTTCGAGGAGTTAGAAACTTCTCCGTCCTGTCGTCCGTGCGCACGATCCCGGAGGCGATGGGGGTCCTGGCGGCGGATCCCGAGGTCCGGATCGAAGGGTTCCTCTGCCCCGCCCACGTCTCCGTCGTCATCGGGACGGACGCCTACCGGCCGGTCGCGCAGCGGTACGGCATCCCGTGCGTGGTCGCCGGCTTCGAGCCGCTCGACATCCTGATGGGGATCTCCATGCTGCTGCGGCAGAAAAAGGAGGGTGTCGCCCGCGTCGAGAACGAGTATTCGCGCGTGGCCACCTCCATCGGGAACCGGAAGGCGCAGGATCTGATCCGCGACGTCTTCGTCCCGTGCGACACGGGGTGGCGCGGGATCGGCGTCATCCCGGGGTCGGGCTTGCGAATCGCCGACCGATACGCCTCCTTCGACGCCGAGAAGAAGTTCGGCGCCCCCGTCGTCTTCGCGCCGGATCGTTCCGCCTGCCGCTGCGGCGACGTGCTCAAGGGGAAGATCCTCCCGGTCGATTGCCCCCTCTTCGGGAAGGCGTGCGTGCCGGAGGAGCCGTACGGTCCGTGCATGGTCAGCAGCGAAGGTTCGTGCGCCGCGTACTATAAATACGGAGGCGCGTAG
- a CDS encoding ABC transporter permease, which yields MNYQFDWAIVTSGKYFDWIVSGLYVTIKLSVVSIVLSFLVGLVIAIMRMSHIRPVRWFAHGYLEFFRNTPLLVQIFFWYFGSYKILPQAVNDWLVRQDFEFASAAIALTIYTSAFIAEDIRSGVRSIPKEQMEAARSSGFSYIRSMRYIILPQAVRLTIPPLINQFLNLMKNSSLAMTIGVAELMYQARQVESYTFKGFEAFSAATLAYLALSLTITGLMTLYDKKVLQPIRGR from the coding sequence ATGAACTACCAGTTCGACTGGGCGATCGTCACTTCCGGGAAGTATTTCGATTGGATCGTTTCGGGGCTGTACGTGACGATCAAACTCTCGGTGGTGTCGATCGTCCTGTCGTTCCTGGTCGGCCTCGTCATCGCGATCATGCGGATGAGCCACATCCGGCCTGTCCGCTGGTTCGCACACGGGTACCTCGAGTTCTTCCGCAACACCCCGCTGCTGGTGCAGATCTTCTTCTGGTACTTCGGTTCGTACAAGATCCTCCCCCAGGCGGTGAACGACTGGCTGGTCCGGCAGGACTTCGAGTTCGCGTCGGCGGCGATCGCCCTCACCATCTACACCTCCGCCTTCATCGCCGAGGACATCCGGTCGGGGGTCCGCTCCATCCCGAAGGAGCAGATGGAGGCGGCTCGCAGCTCCGGCTTCTCCTATATCCGCTCGATGCGGTACATCATCCTGCCGCAGGCGGTGCGCCTCACGATCCCGCCGCTCATCAACCAGTTCCTGAACCTGATGAAGAACTCCTCCCTGGCGATGACGATCGGCGTGGCGGAGCTGATGTACCAGGCGCGCCAGGTGGAGAGCTACACCTTCAAGGGGTTCGAGGCGTTTTCCGCGGCGACCCTGGCGTACCTCGCACTTTCCCTCACCATCACCGGGCTGATGACCCTCTACGACAAGAAGGTCCTGCAGCCGATCAGGGGCCGTTGA
- a CDS encoding hydrogenase expression/formation protein HypE translates to MYDKILLSHGEGGKRTRDLIAKVIARYFDHPVLAPLFDSALLGRVDGEIVFTTDGYVVTPPFFPGGDIGRLAVCGTVNDLAVCGAKAVAISCGLILEEGLPMETLERALAAMRDAAKEAEVTVASGDTKVVERGKGDGIFITTAGVGVSVDGWRPAPSEIRPGDRILLTGTMGDHQVAVLIARKNLEIQAPVLSDVAPLGGLLLPLLPRFAGKVRFMRDPTRGGVGVTLNEMASAANALFVLDEARLPVREPVRGVCEILGFDPLYLANEGKAVLIVAGDAAEAIVAALRMHPYGREAAIIGEVTEGGSGVRMRTLAGGVRAVDYPVGDQLPRIC, encoded by the coding sequence ATGTACGACAAGATCCTTCTTTCCCACGGCGAGGGCGGCAAGCGCACCCGCGACCTGATCGCGAAGGTGATCGCCCGGTACTTCGACCATCCCGTGCTCGCGCCGCTCTTCGACTCGGCCCTTCTCGGGAGGGTCGACGGGGAGATCGTTTTCACCACCGACGGATATGTGGTCACCCCCCCCTTCTTCCCCGGCGGCGACATCGGCCGGTTGGCGGTCTGCGGGACGGTGAACGACCTCGCCGTCTGCGGGGCGAAGGCGGTGGCGATCTCGTGCGGCCTGATCCTCGAAGAGGGGCTGCCGATGGAGACCCTCGAACGCGCGCTCGCGGCGATGCGGGACGCGGCGAAGGAAGCGGAGGTAACCGTCGCCAGCGGAGACACGAAGGTGGTGGAGCGCGGAAAGGGGGACGGGATCTTCATCACCACGGCGGGCGTCGGCGTTTCGGTGGACGGCTGGCGGCCGGCGCCGTCGGAGATCCGTCCCGGCGACCGGATCCTGCTCACGGGGACGATGGGGGACCACCAGGTGGCGGTGCTGATCGCCCGGAAGAATCTGGAGATCCAGGCCCCCGTGCTCTCCGACGTGGCGCCGCTGGGCGGCCTTCTTCTTCCGCTCCTTCCGCGGTTCGCCGGCAAGGTGCGCTTCATGCGCGATCCCACCCGCGGCGGGGTCGGCGTGACGCTGAACGAGATGGCGTCGGCCGCCAACGCCCTGTTCGTGCTCGACGAGGCGCGGCTTCCGGTGCGGGAACCGGTGCGCGGCGTGTGCGAGATCCTCGGGTTCGACCCGCTGTATCTCGCCAACGAGGGGAAGGCGGTGCTGATCGTGGCGGGGGATGCGGCGGAAGCGATCGTCGCCGCACTGCGGATGCACCCGTACGGACGGGAGGCGGCGATCATCGGGGAGGTGACGGAAGGAGGAAGCGGCGTACGGATGCGCACCCTCGCGGGCGGCGTGCGGGCGGTCGACTACCCCGTGGGGGACCAACTCCCGCGGATCTGCTGA